Within the Candidatus Nitrospira nitrificans genome, the region CAGCACGGCAAGCACCGTCAGATTTGCTTGCCCTTGGTCGCGATGGTCCCCCATACGGTGGAGATCATACGAACGTGAAGGAGGGGCCGTCAATGAATCGCCTTTGAGACAGCTTCAGTTATGGGAATAATGCTCAGGTAATGTTCGCCGCAGCGGCCATAATTGACTTGCGATTATTGTGGTAGTCATACTCACCCTGCAATCCTCCTAGTTAGGCTCAGAAGACTATGGAGAATCAACCTCAGAACAGCGCCATACGACGTGTTATGGTGGGCACTGATCGTTCGAAAACGGCTGATCAGGCCGTCTTATGGGCCGCTCAGTTCGCTGAACGCTACGGTGCAGAACTGTTCGTCGTGCAGGTCATCCTGCCCCAGCATCCTTCCACCACCGAATTCGGCGCAGCAGAACACACCAGAGCTGCCGTTGCCAACGACGAACTGGGAAATTTCGTGAGACAGATCGCCGGAGAGCGCGGACATTCCGTCGCCGTCATCGATCGTGATCCGGCCTCGGCCATCCTCCACGCCGCTGAGCAGGAAGCAATCGATGTCTTAGTCGTGGGTAATTCCGGAATGGCCGGACGAAAGGAATTTCTGCTCGGCAATGTGCCGAATCGTATCAGTCATAATTCGCGGTGCACGGTCATCATCGTGAATACCCGGTCAGCAGCAGCGGGACCCGGCGCGGAATTTCTACATGCTTCCAAACCATCGGTTGAATCCTCAGTCTCTCCCCCACATTTGGGAGCCCGAGCCGCGCACATCGCCACCGTGATGGCGAAACATGGCCTGAAAGAACTGTTTGGCCGACCGGAGATATCGAATGCTTCCATTCGCCGCCAGCAAGCTCAGCGCCTACGGGCCGCGCTGGAGGAACTCGGGCCGACTTTCTCGAAGCTTGGACAAGTATTGTCGACGCGGCCGGACCTGCTCCCCCCGGAATACATCGAAGAACTGGCCATGTTGCAAAATCATGTCCCTCCTATGCCCGAGAGCGAGGTTGTTCAAGTCGCCGAACAAGAATTACGGGTGCCGTGGGAAGACGTGTTCGAATCCATCGACTCCAAACCGCTCGCGGCTGGGACCATCGCCCAAGTCCACCGCGCCACACTCGAGACCGGTGATCGGGTGGTCATCAAAGTTCAACGACCCACTGCCAGAGCCGAAATTGAACAGGATCTTGGCCTGCTCGAAATATTCGCGCAGAAGGTCGGGCAACGACCTGCTCTCAATCAAGTGATAAATATGGAGGCCGTGTTTCAGCACCTTTCCACGTCGCTTCACCGGGAACTGGACTTTCATCAAGAAATCGGCAACATCGATCGGATGCGGACGGTTCTCGCGGACTATGATCATCTCGCTGTACCCTCCGTGCACCACAAGCTGTCGACATCTCGCCTGTTGGTGATGGAAGAGATTCAAGGTGTTCCGATTGCACAGGCTCCCGAAAGTCCGGAGCGTATCGAAGCCGCCCGCCAGCTCTTGGAAAGTTACTACAAACAAATCATGGTCGACGGTTTCTTCCATGCCGATCCCCACCCAGGTAACCTCATGTGGTGGAACGATCGCATCTACATTCTCGATTTCGGGATGGTAGGCGCCGTAGATGCCAATGTACGGGAGCATCTCTTGTTATTGTTGATGGCGCTGTGGAAGGAGGACGTTGATTTCCTCAGTGATGTCACCCTGATGATGACAGGTTCTCTCGATCGCAGCGATCTGGACATCCCCCTGTTCAAACGTGAAATCGGTGAAATCATGGCAAAATACCGCAAGGCGGCTCTGGTTGAGATGCAGATCGGGCCGCTGCTTCAAGAAATGAGCGCGATCGGCTTTCGCCATGGAGTGCCGCTGCCGGCCTCGCTCACGCTTGCCGCCAAGGCCCTCGCCCAAGTACAGTTGGCAACGGCGAATCTAGATCCAAAACTCGATCCGTATGAGGTGGCGGGCAAGTTCTTGATGCGCGTGACGGTCAAGCGGATGGGTGCTGCTCTCGATCCTAAAACCCTATTGTATCAGTCGCAGAAGTTGAAAGTACGAGCTGAACGGGTGGTCGAAGCCATCGAGCACCTTATCGGTGCCCGTCCTGGTCAAAAGCTTGTCGTCAATTTTCGGGCTAATTCGCTCGAGGAGATAGTCCGCCGTACAGGCCGGCGGCTTACCTTGGGCCTAACTGCTGCGGCAAGCATTCTCGCCAGCGGGTTTACTGCTACCTCGGCAACAGCTGCTGAGTGGATTCCAGTGACGTTCGGGGTCGTCGCCGGGCTGCTGATTGTAGGGCTGTTCCTCGATTTGATATGGGAACGCTAACGAGCGCGCTGCGCACCATGCGTTGGTCTCAAAATTTCGTTCCGCCGCGCTTGATTGAACGGAGGATCACCCTCTCGAGCAGATACGCGATCACCGTCATTCCTACGGAGATGAAGCGATACTCTATTTGCCGCATGAAAGATCGATGAAGATTCTCCGTCGAGCCGTTGATCATATGGTTATTATCAATGAAGGCACCGCCGTCCGCAAGAGAGGCGGAGCCCTGCCCCAGCGCCTCATCGGTCCGCGCTCGAGCACGTGCGGCCGGTGTTGATCATGGATGATCGCGTATCCGCATGGCTGGAGAGTCTGGGACTTGATTGCTACCGAGAAGCGTTTCAGCAGAATGCTATTACGTGGGATGTTTTGTCCGAATTGAAGGACGATGATTTGACCTCGTTGGGCATTTTATTGGGCCACAGGAAAAGGCTCTTGCGCGCCATCGCACAATTGTCGCAAAGCGGTGAAGGGGATCATGCGGCCGCTCTGGCCATTCCCACCGCTCATACGATAGCGTCGCCCTCTTCCAATCGGGATCAAGCTGAGCGACGGCAATTGACCGTGATGTTTTGTGATCTTGTCGGATCGACAGCGCTGGCTCGTCGGTTGGATCCTGAAGATCTTCAAGAGATTATCAAGCGATTTTTGGACGACTGTGGTCAAGCCATCGGTCGATTCAACGGCTATATCGCAAAATATATGGGTGACGGACTCTTGGTGTATTTTGGGTACCCTCATGCCCATGAACACGATACAGAACGAGCGGTCCATGCCGGACTAGCCATACTGGAATTAGTCAAAGCCTGTCCCCCCGATCATCCGTCATCTCAAGAACCGGAAATTGCGGTACGAGTCGGAATTGCGACAGGTCACGTCATCGTCGGGGAAATTATCGGACAAGCGGCTGCCAAAGAACGGTCGGTGTTCGGCGAAACTCCGAATCTGGCCGCCCGCCTTCAGGGACTGGCCGCGCCAAATCAATTAGTCATTGATTCCGTGACGAAACGTCTGGTCGGGAGTGAGTTCGAGTGCGCGGATCATGGCACTTTTTCTCTTAAAGGATTCGACACACCCGTTCAGGTCTGGAGAGTGCTCTCGAGTAAACCATCGACGAGCCGGTTCGAGTCGTATCGATCCGGACGATTAGCCAACTTCATCGGCAGAGAGCAGGAAACGGCACTTCTTTTGGGTCGCTGGCGGGAAACTGTCGGCGGTGAAGGGCAAGTGGTTCTTCTTTGCGGTGAGGCAGGCATCGGCAAATCGCGACTGATTCGACATCTGCGTGATCAACTTGCCCAGGACCATTACGAGGCGATCCAATCTCAGTGCTCACCGCATCATATCAATACAGCGCTCTATCCCGTGATTACGTATCTGCGGCAGGCAGCGGGACTGGCCAGTGAGGACAGCATCCCCACGCAACTGCATAAGCTTGACACTCTGGTGGTCGACAGAGGGCTCGGCGACCGCGTCACGGTTGCCTTGCTCGCGGAGCTGCTCTCGATCCGAGGAGACGAACGGCACCGGCTGTCGAACGTGTCGTCCGACAAACGCAAGGACATGACCCTGGAAGCGCTCGTGCAGTATCTGCAAAGGCTGGCGGATCGCTCCCCTGTGTTGCTCATCGTGGAGGATGCGCATTGGCTTGATCCAACCACGCTGGACCTCTTGACGAGAGTCATCGATCGGATCAGGCAGATGCGCGTGTTGTTGCTGATCACCTTTCGGCCGGACTTCAGGCCGGTTTGGGCGGAATACAGTCACGTCACGTTTCTGACGTTGAGTCGGTTTCCGCGCCGACAGACCGCTGAGCTGATTGCCGCGATGACCAGAGGAAAGATGCTGCCGCAGGAGGTTCAGCAGGCGATTCTGGCAAAGACCGACGGGATACCGCTGTATATCGAAGAGTTGACTGAGAACCTGCTGGAGACCGGATTACTGGCCGAGGGAACCGACGCATTTACCCTGAAGGCGCCGTTAAAGGAAATGGTCATTCCTGACAGTCTACAGGCGTTGCTTATGGAACGGGTGGATCGATTAGGGCCGGTTAAGGAGATTGTTCAGATCGGAGCAGCCATCGGACGCGAATTCACCTATGAGCTGCTACGGGGAACCGTCGACGTAACGGACAGCCAGCTCAACAGCGCACTTGATCTGTTTGTCTCTTCAGGGCTTATTCGGCAAGAAGGTGAGGGATCGCTGTCGCGGTATCGTTTCAAGCATATGCTTGTGCAGGAAGCGGCTTACAACACGCTCCCCAAGAAATCTCGCCGACTCCTCCATGCCCGCATTGCCAAAACACTGGAAGAACAGTTCGCCGAGCGCGTGCAGTTGGAACCGGAACTCCTGGCCTACCATTTTGAGCAGGCAGGCTTGACCCGTCCGGCCGTCACGTATTGGCGTCTCGCCGCCCAACGAGACGCAGATCGGTCGGCCAATGTCGAAGCGCTGAACCATTTCAATAGCGCATTGACGTTGCTGAACGATTTGCCGGAAGGTACGGAGCGTGATGCATTGGAATTGGAGCTTCTCATCGCGCGCGGAGCCCCCATGGTGACGGTGAAAGGATATGCCTCTCAGGAGATCGAGCGTAATTATCTAAGGGCAAGAGAACTCTCCCAGGAAAGTAGCGGTTCCGAACATCGCTTTCTCGCTGTTTGGGGGCTGTGGGTCTTCCATCTGGTCAGGGGACCTCTCGCAACAGCCTGTGACTTGGCCGAACATCTCTTATCTCTCGCGAAGCTCGAGCAAAATCCCGATATGCTGATTCGGGCTCATGAGAGTGTCGGGTCGACCTATCTCTTCCTCGGCCGCTTTGATGAAGCCAAAGCCCATTTGCTTGCCGCAAAATCCCTGTATGATCCTGCGAGACACCGCTCACAGCCTCTACCCTACACCCAAGATCCCGGTATCACCGCGCGAATCATGTTGGCGAGAATCTTGTGGATCTTGGGAGAGCTTGATCAGGTCGAAACGCTGCTGATAGAGGCCATCGCCATGGCAAGGGAGTTGGAACATCCGTTCACCATAGCCTTTACATTAGCGACCGCTTCATGGGTCTATTCGACTCTCCACGACACCCATAGAACGCTCAGCTTGACCGAAGAAGCAATCGAGCTGTCCACCAAGTATTCATTTGAAGTGCCTTTGGCATGGGCGATGTCTTGTCAAGGCTGGGCTCTGGCCGAACAGGGAAAGGAAAAAGGAATTGAACGGTTAGTGGAAGGACTCTCCGCTGCGCGGAGAGCCAAAGCGAGTCTCAACAACACCCATACCTTGGCGCTCCTTGCCGAGAACCATTTACGGAACCAACAGATAGCGGACGGTTTACTCGCCATCCAGCAGGCACAGGAGCTGGCCGCCACTCAGGGAGAGCTATGCTGGCAGGCCGAACTGCTTCGGCTGAAAGGCGAACTCTTACTGGCGCAATCCGATCAATCAATCTTTGCGGCAGAGCAGTGTTTTTCCGAAGCCTTGACGATCGCTCAGGACCAGCATGCAAGAATGTTAGAACTCCGAGCCGCAACGAGTATGGCGAGGCTGTTGAGAAAACTGAACAAGCCGGATATTGCCAAACGCCTCTTGAGTTCTGTCCGCTCCAGGGTTGGCACACAAGGTGCCAACCCTGACTTGCTGGAAGCCCAAACAATCCTTGATCAACTGAGCGTAGCTCCTTAAATCCGTGGCTGACATGTCCGCACTATGCGTCTGACCATACTCGGTTCCGGAACCAACGTGCATCCCACGCGAGCGGCGGCCGGGTATCTTGTGCGCACAGACCAGCATCTTGTCTTGGATTTCGGTCCCCGCACCTTGATGAACCTGATCAAAACCGGGGTGAACCGGCATCGGATCACGCACATCCTATTTTCCCATTTTCACGCGGACCACTTTTCCGATTTCATCACCTTCTTTTTCGATGCGGTCATTTATGCCAAATACGGAGGAGGACATCGCCCAGGGATGACGCTGATCGGACCGAAGGGGACGATCCTCCTCCTCCGGTCGATCATGCAGAGTTTTCCTAGTTTTTCATCGGCGCCGTTCCGCGTGACCTTCCGCGAGGTATCCGGCAAGCCCTTCATGATCGGAGAGACCCGTATCGTTCCCAAGCCGGTCGTCCACGTGCCAGATCTCTCGTCCGTCGCCTATCGGATCGAGTATCGGGGGAAGGCGATCGTGTATTCTGGAGATACGCAATATTGTGATGCGCTCGTCCGACTGTGCGCGGATGCCGACCTGGCCGTGCTCGATTGTTCGTTCCCCGCCAACCGTCCAGGGCCAGCCCATCTGCATGCCGGACAGTGCGGTCAGGTGGCAAAGGAGGCCGGGGTGGGCCAACTCGTCCTCTCGCATTTTTATCCCATTGCCGATCGATACGATGTCAAAGCACAGGCAGCGGAGTTGCATGGAGGCAAGATTTGGAAAGGAAAAGACTTGCTAACCCTTCGAGTCTAGCCTCGCGCACTGCGGCAAACTCGGTTGATGCAGGATACTAAAGTCCTTCTTCGCGGGGAGCCCCGCCGAGGATCTCGATGAATTTGGTCAAGCGGGAGGTTTTTCCACCGTCCCCCGACTTGGAGTAGATGGCCAAGAGGTTTTTGATCATGCGAGACAGAATCGCCCGAACCGGGCTTTTTTGCAGGTACTGATCGTCGAACCCATAGCCGGCCTCGGTCAGAAAACGGGCGCAGTTTTTTTCGGTCAGCAAGGCCCCACCGTTGAAACAGTCGATGAAAATCTTGTACCGATCGGACTCGTACTTCACTAAGAAATGCCCCGGCATGCCGACGCCGAACAGGGGGAGCGCCAAACGTTGTCCGATCAAGAGATAGATGGCCGATAGACTGATGGGGATGCCGACCCGCCGATCCATCACGCAATTGATGTAGCTGTTCTCAACCTCGTAATAGTTTTTAGTATTTCCCTTAAACCCTTGCTCGGTAAACAGGTATCGGTTGAGCGCGTTGACGGCTTCTTCACCGGACGCTCGATAGCCGATCCGTGCTCGAACTTCGTCTGCCATCGTATCGAGTTGTTCACGATAGCGACCGACATCGAGCGCGGGATAGGCATAGCGCGCGATGAGAAAGGCGCCGGCTTCGAGGGGCATGGCGTCGTCCGCGAGGGTCGTCAGGCTCGTCAGTTCATCGGCCAGCTTGCTTCCTCGGATTTCCTCGAGGACGGACGCGATCCGGTCGGCCATTTCCGGTTGCTCGATTTCCGCTTCCTGGAGAAGCGGAACGGCCGACGGGCCGATATCGATGAGTCTCCCGCTGATGGTGCGGACAATTCGGTCGTCCTCATCGGACAGCAGGCGAATCAGGGCACGAATTTGATTGTCCGGCATCATCTCCTACGACTCTCCGTCGCGCACAGGCTGACGTCTGGGGGTATTGAGTAATGATCCGATGGATTCCGTCGTCAGTCAAGCGGTCCAGTGGTTCATCATGAGATTACCCCATCGCACGGCGGAATGCCTTGGCCCCGCCGTACAGACACAAGGCATCGAACACAAGCATGACCAAAACCACCATGCCCACGTGCGGCAACGCTTCCGTCCAGCCGGACAGAATCAACGGTCGCACGGCATCGATCGCCCAGGTCATCGGGTTGAATTGCGCCAGAAAGCTCATCCAGCCCGGCATCGCCGTCAACGGCACCAACGCGGAGCTGAGGAAGATCATCGGCAGCGAAAGAAATCCCAATACGGAAAAGAAATCACCGTGACTTTTCACGGAGAAGGCCATTGCCATGGAGATGGCCGTCAGGCCGACACCGAACATCATGCCGATCAGCAAGATCGTCGCCACGCCGAGAAGGCCTGTCGCCGGTTGCACACCGAAGAGATACGCCACGCCGAGAATCACGAGGACCTGCATCGACGTGATCGCCATCACGAAGATAAAGCGGCTCAGGATGACGGAAGTTCGATGGATCGGCGTGGACATCAACCGCTCGAGGAACCCGTTTTCCTTGTCGAACAGCAGATCGACCCCGCCGGCCAAGCCGTTGTTCAGGACCGTCATCACGACGACGCCGGCCGCGAGGAAACTGATGTAATTGGGAGCCTGCATGACCTCGGTGTCCGCGGCTCGCTGAAACAGGTTGCCGAAGAAGATGAGCCAGAACAGCATCGGCTGCACCAAGGTGAACAGCATGCTGAATTTTTCCCGGCTCAACCGTCGAACCCACCGCATCGTCAACGCGCTGATCTCTTGCCAATAGTCTTTCATGACGTGAAACGTGAAACGTGAAACGCGAAACGAAAAGCCCGGAGAGGGCAGGGCCTCTTGGAGCCTTTTGACGACGTTTGACGCTTGACGGTTACTCCTCCTTCTGAATTTCGTCCTGAATGCGGCGCCCGGTATGTGCGATAAACACATCGTCTAAGCGCGGACGGTTATATTGAATAAACTCGATGCCGCAACCTAATCGATTGGCCGATTCGAGAATGGTGGGCAAGGCTTTTTCCGGAGATTCCACTCTGATATCCAAGCCCTTGGCGGTCGCCCTCACGGTCTTAATCGCCGGACGGCCGGTGAGGTCCGACTCCAACGACCGGATCCGATCCGTCTCTTTCAGCGTGAGCGACACGATATCCCCACCGAGGGCGATTTTGAGCTCGACCGGCGAGCCCAGCGTTTTGATCTTGCCTCCGTCGATGATCGCAAGTCGATCGCAGAGTTGATCGGCCTCATCCAGATAGTTGGTCGTCATCACGACCGTCATCCCCCGGGCTTTGAGCATCCGAATGTATTCCCAAATCCGGAGACGGCTTTGCACGTCGAGGCCGAGCGTGGGCTCGTCGAGAAACAAGATTTTGGGGTCGGGTAACAGCCCGCAGGCAATATCGAGCTTGCGTTTCATGCCGCCGGAATAGGTCTTGGCCGCCCGATCCGCATGGGCCTCCAGGTCGACCAGTTTGAGCAGCTCGGCAATGCGTTTGGCCGCTTCTTCTTTCGTCAGATGATAGAGCGCGCCCAGCAATTGCAAATGTTCGCGTCCCGTGAGGAACCGGTCGATCGCCCGTTCTTGAGGCACGTATCCGATGACGGTGCGAACCTTGTCCGCATCGCGCACCGTATCGTACCCCATGACCGTCGCCGTGCCCGATGTCGGGTGCAGCAATGTGATGAGCGTACGAAGCGTGGTGCTCTTGCCCGCGCCATTCGGTCCCAGCAGGCCGAAAATCTCTCCTGCGTAGACTTGGAACGAGAGGTCATCGACAGCCTTATGGCTGTCATATGTTTTGGTGAGACGACTGACGTTGATTGCGATGGTTCGATCCATTAGTACAAGCCTTTTGTGCCGTGAGGTTCGTGTAGCATGAATTGAACCAGATCGTTCAATCGACGGGCCCGTTGGTGGAGCCCGTCAGCTTCCAGCAAGAATTGTTTTTCCAAGGGGGTACAGTCCAGATAGGTTGAAAGGGTATTGACCAAGACTTCATCACTGACTTCTTCGCGAAAGAATCCTTGCCACGCCGCATTGTCTTCTCTCGCTTGGAGGTACCGTCCGAGCACATCGACCAGCGCTCGCCGGACGCCTTTCGCCAATCCCTCGTTGGAGCACATGGGCGTGATGCGAATCGTCGCTTCGCGATAGGGTTTGTCGAAGTGTTCTTCGGAAATTTCGCACCGTTCGAGCCCTTGCAGCAAGATATTGGAGCGCCCGTCCGGCAAGGGTTGCACACTCACGATGCGCCCGATGCACAGGGCGGGATAGATCGCCGGATTCCCATAGTAGTCCGGTTCCCACCCTTCTTTCAGGAGGGCCATGGCAATGCATTGACCGCCCATCGTCACATCGGCGATCATCTGGCGATAGCGTGGTTCGAAAATGTGAAGCGGCAGGTACGTCCTAGGGAAAAAGACGACGTTGGGTAATGGAAACACCGGAAGGCGCTCGGGAATCGGAAACGGTTCGACATATTTCGACGAATTCCGATCAACCGGCCCTCGCTCACGATCAGTCTGCATGACTCACGATAGCTGAGCCGTGTGAAAATTGTCAACGCCGTTTGCCGGACGACGAGCTGTTAGGAAATGCAAAACACCGCTCTGAGACGGTCGATTGGTTCATGAGCCGGACGCGTGTTATAAACGATGTACGGGAGGGGTTGGGTTCTCATGATCCACTTACGATCGGCTGACGAAACAAGGCGGTGCGCGACAGGCCGGAGATGGATCCTAATGGTAGTCCCTGTCTTGCTGAGCGCGACGCTGTCGACGGCGTTCGGGGCAAGTTCCGCATCCACGCCTTTTCAGCCGGCAACCGCCGGATACCGGTACACGTTCCCGAGAGACCATGGATCGCATCCGACCTATCGAACTGAATGGTGGTACTACACGGGGCATCTGCATTCAAAGAGCGGCCGGTCGTTCGGCTTTGAGTTGACCTTCTTCCGCCGGGGGGTACCGCCGGAAGAAATCAAAACCCTGCCGTCAAAATGGTCCGTGAAGGATTTGTATCTGGCCCATTTTGCCGTGACCGACGTCGATGGAAAGCGGTTTCATTTCTCGGAGAAGTTCAGCCGGGAAGGGTTGGGGAAGGCCGGGGCCGACGAGTCGAGGCTCCGCGTCTGGATCGACGGCTGGCGCGCGGAGGCATCGACGGAACCATCCGCGACACATACATTGGTCGCCCACGATGAAACCCATGCCCTCGCCCTCACACTCCAACCGGCCAAGCCGCTCGTCACCCACGGGGCGGCCGGCATCAGTCGAAAAGGAAAGGATGTAGGGCAAGCCTCGCACTACTATTCGTTTACCAGACTTACGACAACGGGCAGCCTGACGATCCACGGCGAACAGTTCGAGGTGACCGGCCTCGCCTGGATGGACCATGAATTCGGGTCCACCGAACTCGGGGCGGATCAAGTGGGATGGGACTGGTTCAGCATCCAATTGGAGGACGACACTGAACTGATGCTGTATCGGATGCGGCGGAAAGACGGCTCGTCCGATCTGGCTTCCAGCGGGACCGCCGTGTCGCCGAATGGACGCACTCGGCATCTGGAGGTCACCGACTTTCAGATCGAATCGACTGCAACCTGGACCAGCCCTGAGAGCAAGGCCGCGTATCCCAGCCGATGGCGGCTGACATTCCCGGCGCTCGACCTTACGCTGGATGTGACGCCGTTGCTTGCCGACCAGGAATTGCGTACCTCACGCAGTACCAAGGTCTCCTATTGGGAAGGGGCGGTAGCGGTGACCGGCACCAAACAAGGCCGACCGCTGAAAGGCCAGGGCTATGTCGAGCTGACCGGCTATGTCGAGCGCCTCAAGATGTAAGGGGCGCACCGGTTCGGGTTTTCAGCAGCTTTAACGTGTTGCCCGAAAGTTCCGATGTGCTCACGCATCGAATAGAATCACCTGTGGATTTTTGCCACTGGTAAAATCTCTTCGGGAGTTGTCCCAATTTTCTCATAAATTCTTCTGCACTAAAATTTTTCCCAACAGGCAGGCCACGTGCGCGGCGGGTGAGCGCCGGCTTGGCGGAGATCATCACCTGCGAGTGCCGGTTCCTCCCGCTCGAGAAGTCTGCACGAGCCTCCACAACCAAACAAATAGGGCCGATGCGCCGGACTACCTTTAACCAAAGGAGGATGTCATGGATAAGCTCTGGTTGTATGTCGGTGGGATTATTGTCGGAACGGCCGTGATGATTTATGCCGTGCTCACGACGGTGAGTAATACGAATCCTCCGGCCAGTGACTTGAGGGCCGCGTACGAACAGTCGAAGTGATGAGCCGTTGTTGGGTTTGTCGAGAGTGACTCTTCTCGGAGTGCATGGTTCCAGCATCCCACATCACTCGTGCGTGGGCACCGGAGAGTGAGTCTGTGTGTAGGGAGCCTGCCACGCATGGTTAGGCATCACATCATGCGTGGCAGGTTTCACATGGACCGGCATGTCTGGTACGTACAGGAGACTTACATGCCTCTGTAGCGATGACCGGCGTATGTGTGATGTGCGCGTTGCGGTTAGAACGCCATGGCATGAGGCGAATGAGGGGGATGTTCCCCTAGCTCAGTC harbors:
- a CDS encoding lipocalin-like domain-containing protein, with protein sequence MVVPVLLSATLSTAFGASSASTPFQPATAGYRYTFPRDHGSHPTYRTEWWYYTGHLHSKSGRSFGFELTFFRRGVPPEEIKTLPSKWSVKDLYLAHFAVTDVDGKRFHFSEKFSREGLGKAGADESRLRVWIDGWRAEASTEPSATHTLVAHDETHALALTLQPAKPLVTHGAAGISRKGKDVGQASHYYSFTRLTTTGSLTIHGEQFEVTGLAWMDHEFGSTELGADQVGWDWFSIQLEDDTELMLYRMRRKDGSSDLASSGTAVSPNGRTRHLEVTDFQIESTATWTSPESKAAYPSRWRLTFPALDLTLDVTPLLADQELRTSRSTKVSYWEGAVAVTGTKQGRPLKGQGYVELTGYVERLKM